One window from the genome of Diabrotica virgifera virgifera chromosome 6, PGI_DIABVI_V3a encodes:
- the LOC126886765 gene encoding C-type lectin domain family 4 member G-like: MLRLVEEPLLVLCVMWLVPISDACDQFQISKTGVSFVEAIQYCESNALQLVNIRDKEKNDAIAKFLLERSVVHPGEAIWTSGSKKTSDTTWRWLTGQEVTFTSWNTGEPNNKRGERTCISVYRSKSGVAVWDDVPCEANDIKYYPLCEKRICYL, encoded by the exons ATGCTTCGTTTAGTTGAAGAACCTCTTCTTGTGCTATGTGTGATGTGGTTGGTGCCTATTTCag ATGCTTGTGAtcaatttcaaatttcaaaaacaggG gtTTCTTTTGTCGAAGCTATTCAATACTGTGAATCAAATGCCCTGCAGTTAGTCAACATCAGGGATAAAGAAAAAAATGACGCAATTGCTAAATTTCTGCTAGAGAGAA GTGTTGTTCATCCTGGAGAAGCCATCTGGACTTCGGGTAGCAAGAAAACTAGTGACACAACATGGCGTTGGCTTACTGGTCAAGAAGTGACATTCACTAGCTGGAACACTGGTGAACCAAACAACAAGAGAGGCGAGCGGACCTGCATTTCAGTCTATAGATCAAAGTCTGGAGTTGCTGTTTGGGATGATGTACCGTGCGAAGCGAATGACATAAAATACTACCCCTTGTGCGAAAAAAGAATATGTTatctttaa